The following nucleotide sequence is from Erythrobacter aurantius.
ACATGGCATAGGCATGGATGCCCAGCCAGCTTCCCGCGATCGCCGCAGCCAGCGCCAGACCGATTGCGCCCTGTACGGGCGCGGATGGAAGGATAAGCCGGTTGGCAGTCATGTCAGCAGTTACGCTCGAAGGAGGCATATGGCTGCGTATATAGGCTTGTCAGGCGGTGGCAATCGCCAGCCTGCTCAATCCTAATCGGGGAAGAAGAACTCGCGCAAGTGTTCTCCGATGCGCGCGGGGCGCAATGTCCTCGCGTCGATGCAGCACCAGCTTGACCGGACTTCGGCCAGCACGTCCTCGCCCCGGTGGATCACCGTGTGATAGAAAGCGCGCGCGCCATTGTAGCTTTCCAGCACGGTCCGCGCGATCACATCGTCTTCGAGGAAAGCGGGTTTGCGATAGGTGATCTCGTGCTTGAGCGCGACCCACGCCTTTTGCGCCACCTCCTCGGCCGGGGCGATCTTGTTCCAGTGCGCCAACACCGCATCCTGCACCCAGTTGAGGTAGCGCGCATTGTTGACATGGCCCATGAAGTCGATGTCTTCAGGGGCAACGGTAATCGGGAAGCTGAAGGGCCTTGCTGACATGAGTGTAAGTTAGCCGCAAAACTAGGCCATTTCCATCACAAAGTTGATCATGATCAACCCAAACCTTGCCAGTGTGGCGCAAGCATCGCTAATCGGACCCCCCAACCCCTAGGAAGAACGCGTCATGTCGAGCCGCCCACGCACCCTTTATGAGAAAATCTGGGACGATCACGTCGTCGAAACCCGCGATGACGGAACCGCCATCGTCTATATCGACCGGCACCTCGTCCATGAGGTGACAAGCCCGCAGGCATTCGAAGCGCTTCGACTTGCCGGCCGCAAGGTGCGTCGTCCGGAGCTCACATTGGCGGTGCCCGATCACAACCTGCCGACCACTGCCCGGCGCGATGCAGCGGGCGCTCGCATTCCGATCGACGATCCGCAAAGCGCCGCGCAGCTTGCCGCGCTCGAAAAGAACGCACCTGAATTCGGCATCCGCTACATCGGCGATGCCGACGCGGAACAGGGCATCGTCCATGTGGTCGGCCCGGAACAGGGCTTCTCCCTGCCCGGCACCACCATCGTCTGCGGGGATTCGCACACCGCCAGCCACGGCGGTCTTGGCGCTCTCGCCTTCGGGATCGGCACCAGTGAAGTCGAACACGTACTGGCAACCCAGACGCTGCTGCTCCAGCAATCGAAGTCGATGGAAGTCCGGGTCGAAGGGCAACTTGGCCCCGGCGTTACCGCGAAAGACCTGATCCTCCACATCATCGGGGTGATCGGCGCGGCTGGCGGCACCGGTCACGTAATCGAATATCGCGGCGCGGTGTTCGAAGCGATGAGCATCGAACAGCGGCTGACCGTGTGCAACATGAGCATCGAGGCAGGCGCCCGAGCAGGACTGGTCGCCCCTGATGAAACGACCTTCGCCTATCTCAAGGGTCGTCCGATGGCCCCCAAGGGCGCGGCTTGGGATCATGCGGTCGCTTACTGGAAGACGCTCCACACCGATCCGGGCGCGCAGTTCGACAAATCGGTGGTGATCGACGCGGCCGACATCGCCCCCACAGTCACCTGGGGCACCAGCCCCGAAGACGTGGTCCCGATCAGCGGTGTCGTCCCTTCGCCCGAAAGCTTTGCCGATGAATCGAAGCGAGCGGCGGCGGCCAAGAGCCTCGATTACATGGGCCTCGAGCCGGGCACGCCAATGACGCAGGTTCCGATCGAGAACGTATTCATCGGCAGTTGCACCAACAGCCGCATAGAGGACCTGAGAGCAGCCGCAGAGGTGCTCAAGGGGCGTTCAAAGGCGGATAACGTGCGCTGGGCGATTGTTGTGCCGGGGTCCGGCCTCGTGAAGCGCCAAGCCGAGGAAGAAGGGCTCGACAAGATCTTCATCGAAGCCGGTTTCGAATGGCGTGAACCGGGATGTTCGGCCTGCCTCGGAATGAACCCGGACAAGGTCCCGGCCGGAGAACGCTGCGCTTCGACCAGCAACCGCAATTTCGTCGGCCGTCAGGGGCCGGGCGCGCGCACGCATCTGGTCTCTCCCGCAATGGCGGCGGCAGCGGCGGTGACAGGCCGCCTTGCCGATGTTCGCGAGCTTGCCTGATCCACAATTTGCCGACACGCTCAGCCCCTCGCCCTTGAAACCCCCGCCACGCAGGCGCATGAGAAATCCATGACTGACAAGACCCCCGAGAAAAGCCAGAAGTCCAGCACTGCACGCAATGCCGCGATCGGCGCTGCGGCCACGATCGGTTCCGCTGCTGTCGCTGCGGCGCTGCTGTATGCAGGGAAGCGTTTCCTGAAGAAGCCCGATGACACGTCTAATGGCCCCGGCCAGTCAGGCAGTGCTCCTTCGGGCGAGCCTCCCGAAACGGATTGAGGAAACCAGACGATGGAAGCAATCTCGCGGGTCACCGGCCGCGCCATCCCGTTCGGCGCCAAGAATGTCGATACCGACATCATCATCCCGGCCAAATGGCTGAAAACGATCACCCGTGAAGGTCTGGGCGAAGGCGCTTTTGAAGCGATCCGTGCTGCGCCCGACAACGTGTTTGACGATCCCGCGTATAAGGGCTCGCCGATCCTGATAGCAGGTGACAACTTCGGCTGCGGATCGAGCCGTGAGCACGCCGCCTGGGCTTTGCTCGACCTTGGCGTGCGAGCTGTCATCGCGCCCAGTTATTCCGACATCTTTTCGGGCAACGCGGTGAAGAACGGTATCCTGCCGATCGTGCTGCCGCAGGCTGCGGTTGATCGCTTGCTGGAGGTTGCCCGCGAAGGTCACGAGATCGACATCGATCTGGAGACCCAGAGCGTTACCACCCCGTTTCAGGATCGCTTCAGCTTCGACATCGATCCGTTCCGCAAGCATTGCCTGATGGGAGGGCTTGATGAAATCGCGCTGACGCTGGAGCGGCAGGAAGCGATAACACAATACGAAAGCCGTCGCAGCGCGGCGCAAAGCTGGCTGACTGCCGGCACGCAAATTTGAGGGAGAGAACCATGAAAGCCATCCGCACGCATCAGGTCGGTGGACCCGAAACGCTGACGCTTGATGAAATCGACGCGCCTACCCCCGGAAAGGGTGAAGTGCTGGTGGCGGTGAAGGCCTGCGCGATCAATTACCCTGACACTCTGATGATCCGCGATCTCTACCAGTTCAAACCCGAACGCCCCTATTCCCCCGGCGGTGAAATCGCTGGCGTGATCGAGGCTGTTGGCGAAGGCGTCGAAGGTTTTGCCGTTGGTGATCATGTCATGGCCGGGATCGGCAATGGCGGCCTTGTCGAAA
It contains:
- a CDS encoding isopropylmalate isomerase: MTDKTPEKSQKSSTARNAAIGAAATIGSAAVAAALLYAGKRFLKKPDDTSNGPGQSGSAPSGEPPETD
- the leuC gene encoding 3-isopropylmalate dehydratase large subunit — protein: MSSRPRTLYEKIWDDHVVETRDDGTAIVYIDRHLVHEVTSPQAFEALRLAGRKVRRPELTLAVPDHNLPTTARRDAAGARIPIDDPQSAAQLAALEKNAPEFGIRYIGDADAEQGIVHVVGPEQGFSLPGTTIVCGDSHTASHGGLGALAFGIGTSEVEHVLATQTLLLQQSKSMEVRVEGQLGPGVTAKDLILHIIGVIGAAGGTGHVIEYRGAVFEAMSIEQRLTVCNMSIEAGARAGLVAPDETTFAYLKGRPMAPKGAAWDHAVAYWKTLHTDPGAQFDKSVVIDAADIAPTVTWGTSPEDVVPISGVVPSPESFADESKRAAAAKSLDYMGLEPGTPMTQVPIENVFIGSCTNSRIEDLRAAAEVLKGRSKADNVRWAIVVPGSGLVKRQAEEEGLDKIFIEAGFEWREPGCSACLGMNPDKVPAGERCASTSNRNFVGRQGPGARTHLVSPAMAAAAAVTGRLADVRELA
- the leuD gene encoding 3-isopropylmalate dehydratase small subunit — protein: MEAISRVTGRAIPFGAKNVDTDIIIPAKWLKTITREGLGEGAFEAIRAAPDNVFDDPAYKGSPILIAGDNFGCGSSREHAAWALLDLGVRAVIAPSYSDIFSGNAVKNGILPIVLPQAAVDRLLEVAREGHEIDIDLETQSVTTPFQDRFSFDIDPFRKHCLMGGLDEIALTLERQEAITQYESRRSAAQSWLTAGTQI
- a CDS encoding acyl-CoA thioesterase; translated protein: MSARPFSFPITVAPEDIDFMGHVNNARYLNWVQDAVLAHWNKIAPAEEVAQKAWVALKHEITYRKPAFLEDDVIARTVLESYNGARAFYHTVIHRGEDVLAEVRSSWCCIDARTLRPARIGEHLREFFFPD